Proteins co-encoded in one Pseudoliparis swirei isolate HS2019 ecotype Mariana Trench chromosome 7, NWPU_hadal_v1, whole genome shotgun sequence genomic window:
- the LOC130196063 gene encoding uncharacterized protein LOC130196063, producing MKTKLGLEGDLVVQYQDPDFDNELCTLSSMSELPKDKATLKVYTKACESKHKDSTLYTASLSSSSLKRGPCGRQSRQLPHTFVIPAFSFDVQYVLRQGNEAYHKDGTLLNISKYMKSNILEKLAEAIYSRNPYPGREVYDHVAQALINKHPCLKEPGSVHGWYCWKFSLKFKMGNFRQKLRVAGCTELRLNSHSSGRPGPKTLKRARKSEVNFLPNFPEGKAQSDLDMDRSTMVIKIEKRKLDSKQIGEMMNVTFPLRRKEIVEEKTLVAQVKERWPALFAERQIEAEFARLTTFDLKGSLFSGLDQHLQRFLELFKVKSGTVGLTRLTRLLDDDSSTCKKRSALLLGLPHYLKEDPLCLFKTVEATDKEDVWTDGMNVGIVMVKEGEDITDVSVVLEEAVILSDLKDLPSAVAMLMGLLFALNIDYPKELKYTFEVIQKVLMNIGGGQCSSLVHGLRNRLLRKSM from the exons ATGAAGACCAAACTAGGATTGGAGGGGGACCTTGTGGTTCAGTATCAAGACCCTGACTTTGATAATGAATTGTGCACTTTAAGTAGCATGTCAGAGCTTCCTAAAGATAAAGCAACTTTGAAAGTGTACACCAAGGCTTGTGAAtcaaaacacaaagactcaaCCCTATACACGGCAAGCCTGTCCTCATCTTCCCTGAAAAGGGGCCCTTGTGGTCGTCAAAGTCGTCAGCTGCCTCATACATTTGTCATTCCTGCTTTTTCTTTTGATGTGCAGTATGTTCTGAGGCAAGGAAATGAAGCTTACCATAAAGATGGGACACTTCttaacatatcaaaatacatGAAATCTAACATCTTAGAGAAGTTAGCAGAAGCTATATATTCCCGCAACCCCTACCCAGGACGTGAAGTGTATGATCATGTGGCCCAAGCTCTCATCAACAAGCATCCTTGTCTGAAGGAACCAGGGTCTGTCCACGGGTGGTACTGTTGGAAGTTCAGTCTTAAGTTTAAGATGGGCAACTTCCGGCAGAAGCTGCGAGTGGCTGGATGCACCGAGCTCAGACTCAACTCGCATTCTTCTGGGCGACCTGGGCCAAAAACACTGAAGAGGGCGAGAAAATCTGAAGTGAATTTTCTGCCCAATTTTCCAGAAGGAAAAGCCCAAAGTGATCTCGACATGGACAGATCCACCATGGTCATTAAGATAGAGAAAAGAAAACTTGACTCGAAGCAAATTGGTGAAATGATGAATGTCACATTCCCCTTACGGAGAAAAGAGATTgttgaagaaaaaacacttgTGGCACAAGTCAAAGAAAGATGGCCAGCCTTGTTTGCTGAACGACAG ATCGAAGCAGAATTTGCTCGCCTCACAACTTTTGACTTGAAAGGCTCCCTCTTCTCTGGGCTGGACCAGCACCTGCAGAGGTTCCTAGAGCTCTTCAAAGTCAAAAGTGGCACAGTTGGCCTGACCAGGCTCACAAGATTGCTTGATGATGAT agCTCGACATGCAAGAAGAGGTCTGCTCTTCTGCTAGGCCTTCCTCATTATCTCAAAGAGGATCCCTTGTGTCTTTTCAAGACTGTGGAG GCCACAGACAAAGAGGACGTATGGACTGACGGGATGAACGTTGGCATTGTGATggtgaaagaaggagaagacatCACCGACGTGTCAGTGGTGCTTGAGGAAGCAGTCATCCTGTCTGATCTGAAGGACCTTCCAAGTGCCGTTGCCATGCTGATGGGTTTGCTTTTTGCCCTGAACATAGACTACCCGAAGGAACTCAAATACACATTTGAAGTTATTCAGAAGGTCCTGATGAACATTGGTGGGGGACAGTGTTCCTCACTTGTGCATGGCTTGAGAAACAGACTCCTGCGAAAATCCATGTAG